From Actinosynnema mirum DSM 43827, a single genomic window includes:
- a CDS encoding Lrp/AsnC family transcriptional regulator — protein MTNLEPIDRAILRELSTDGRCSFTDLAERVGLSVSAVHQRVRRLEQRGVVKGYAARLDGDEVGLPLTAFISLTPIDPAAPDDYPERLEHLAQIEACYSVAGDSSYLVRVRVASPKALEDLLRQIREVANVSTRTTVVLSTPYEDRPPAV, from the coding sequence GTGACGAACCTGGAGCCGATCGACCGGGCGATCCTGCGCGAGCTGTCCACGGACGGGCGGTGCAGCTTCACCGACCTCGCGGAGCGCGTCGGCCTGAGCGTGTCGGCCGTGCACCAGCGGGTGCGCAGGCTGGAGCAGCGGGGAGTGGTCAAGGGGTACGCGGCCCGGTTGGACGGGGACGAGGTCGGGTTGCCGCTGACCGCGTTCATCTCGCTGACGCCGATCGACCCGGCCGCACCGGACGACTACCCGGAGCGGCTGGAGCACCTGGCGCAGATCGAGGCCTGCTACTCGGTGGCGGGTGACTCGTCGTACCTGGTGCGGGTGCGGGTGGCGTCGCCCAAGGCGCTGGAGGATTTGTTGCGGCAGATCCGGGAGGTGGCGAACGTGTCCACGCGGACCACGGTCGTGCTGTCCACGCCTTACGAGGACCGGCCGCCCGCGGTGTGA
- a CDS encoding aminotransferase class IV: MRRIEVDGVAATAQDMAGLFGNYGHFTAFQVRNGLVRGMNHHLDRLAEGNRELYALDLDRARVRALVAQALRGVTDASVRVALFGVDTPTTLVSVREPQEPPELPQSLLPVEHVRPLPHVKHLGGFERAVHHRAAREAGFDGALLIAPGGLIVESAVANIGFFSNNEIVWADGPWLHGTTMRLLEEHMPSRRAQVHLTDLGEHDGAFTANSWGVAPVHRIGDVRYPVGRTFERLRAAFAAIPQHPVTP; the protein is encoded by the coding sequence GTGCGCAGGATCGAGGTCGACGGCGTGGCCGCCACCGCCCAGGACATGGCGGGCCTGTTCGGCAACTACGGCCACTTCACCGCGTTCCAGGTCAGGAACGGCCTGGTCAGAGGCATGAACCACCACCTGGACCGCCTGGCCGAGGGCAACCGCGAGCTGTACGCCCTGGACCTCGACCGGGCCAGGGTCCGCGCACTGGTGGCCCAAGCCCTGCGCGGGGTGACCGACGCGTCCGTGCGCGTCGCCCTGTTCGGCGTCGACACCCCCACCACCCTGGTGTCCGTGCGCGAGCCCCAGGAGCCGCCCGAACTGCCGCAGTCACTCCTCCCCGTGGAGCACGTGCGCCCGCTCCCGCACGTGAAGCACCTGGGCGGCTTCGAACGCGCGGTGCACCACCGAGCCGCCCGCGAGGCCGGTTTCGACGGCGCCCTGCTCATCGCCCCTGGCGGCCTGATCGTCGAATCCGCGGTGGCGAACATCGGCTTCTTCAGCAACAACGAGATCGTCTGGGCGGACGGCCCCTGGCTCCACGGCACCACCATGCGCCTGCTCGAAGAGCACATGCCCTCCCGACGCGCCCAGGTCCACCTGACCGACCTCGGCGAGCACGACGGAGCCTTCACCGCCAACTCGTGGGGCGTGGCCCCGGTCCACCGCATCGGCGACGTCCGCTACCCGGTGGGCCGGACCTTCGAACGCCTCAGAGCCGCCTTCGCCGCGATCCCCCAGCACCCCGTCACCCCCTGA
- a CDS encoding MFS transporter: protein MATGFRAVFGVAEFRVLWCAAVLSTLGDQLARVALSVLVFERTNSPAWTALTYALTMLPALFSGILFSGVADRYPRRTVMVAADLLRAVVLAVMALPGVPLPLVAGLLVLAQLAEPPFAAAQGALLPTVLGDKYEAGQSVHLITHQAGLLLGFAGGGLAVYWLGTSGALAADAVTFAASALLLRLGLEARPAPASARTTRLRINEGAALVWRTPRLRLLVLLGWLALFTVVPEGLAAPFSDEVGTGAAGVGVLLAADPAGMVLGTVLLRYLPTERRVRLLGLLAVATALPLVAYLLHPGLLGAVTLLALSGLFSAYQVTAGATFVRLVPDARRGQALGFARSGLVAAQGVGVAGGGLLATATGSAATAIAIAAGVGVLAAAAVTTRWMALGPLEQLAEG from the coding sequence ATGGCGACGGGTTTCCGGGCGGTCTTCGGGGTGGCGGAGTTCCGCGTGCTGTGGTGCGCGGCGGTCCTGTCCACGCTGGGCGACCAGCTCGCTCGCGTGGCGTTATCCGTGCTCGTCTTCGAGCGCACCAACTCGCCCGCGTGGACAGCCCTCACCTACGCGCTGACCATGCTCCCGGCGTTGTTCTCCGGCATCCTGTTCTCGGGGGTGGCGGACCGGTACCCCCGCCGCACGGTGATGGTCGCGGCGGATCTGCTGCGGGCCGTCGTGCTCGCGGTCATGGCGCTGCCCGGTGTGCCGCTGCCGCTCGTGGCGGGCCTGCTGGTCCTGGCGCAGTTGGCGGAGCCGCCGTTCGCGGCGGCCCAGGGGGCGCTGCTGCCCACGGTGCTGGGGGACAAGTACGAGGCCGGGCAGTCCGTCCACCTCATCACCCACCAGGCCGGGCTGCTGCTCGGCTTCGCGGGGGGTGGGCTGGCGGTGTACTGGCTGGGCACCTCGGGGGCGCTGGCCGCCGACGCGGTCACGTTCGCGGCCTCCGCGCTGCTGCTGCGGCTGGGGCTCGAGGCGCGTCCGGCGCCCGCCTCCGCCCGGACGACACGACTGCGGATCAACGAAGGCGCGGCGCTGGTCTGGCGCACCCCGCGACTGCGGCTGCTGGTGCTGCTCGGGTGGCTCGCCCTGTTCACCGTGGTGCCCGAGGGGCTGGCCGCGCCGTTCTCCGACGAGGTCGGGACCGGGGCCGCCGGGGTGGGGGTGCTGCTCGCCGCGGACCCCGCCGGGATGGTCCTGGGCACCGTCCTGCTGCGCTACCTGCCCACCGAACGGCGGGTGCGGCTGCTGGGCCTTCTGGCCGTCGCCACCGCCCTGCCGCTGGTCGCCTACCTGCTGCACCCCGGACTGCTCGGCGCCGTCACCCTCCTGGCCCTCAGCGGCCTCTTCAGCGCCTACCAGGTCACGGCCGGGGCCACCTTCGTCCGCCTCGTCCCCGACGCCCGCCGGGGGCAGGCGCTCGGGTTCGCCCGCAGCGGCCTGGTCGCAGCACAGGGCGTCGGGGTGGCCGGTGGCGGGCTGCTCGCCACGGCCACCGGATCGGCCGCCACGGCCATCGCGATCGCCGCCGGGGTGGGTGTGCTCGCCGCCGCCGCCGTCACCACGCGGTGGATGGCGCTGGGCCCGCTGGAGCAGCTCGCCGAGGGCTGA